One region of Thermus thermamylovorans genomic DNA includes:
- a CDS encoding V-type ATPase subunit, with product MVEDFAYLNARVQARRGTLLKEAFFQEALDLSFPDFLRLLSESVYGGELSGQGLPEVDRAIGRTQARLVGDLPRLVAGGVREAVSFLLLRNDLYNLQAILRAKATGRSFEEVLLLPGTLKEALWPQVFAAADAAGMAQVLAVAGHPLARVLRSVLRETQDLARVEALLAKRFFEEVAKAARSLEEPVLRNHLALEVDAENLRTAFKLQGEDASVESVFIRGGRFVDRVRFARLLEGDYAVLDELAGTPFAPLSGVRELRALEKRLRCVLLAEARKGAVDPQGAGPVLAYVKEREWEAMRLRLLVRRAYFGLPRAQVEEEVRCP from the coding sequence ATGGTGGAGGATTTCGCCTACCTGAACGCCCGGGTGCAGGCCCGCAGAGGCACCCTCCTCAAGGAGGCCTTTTTCCAGGAGGCCCTGGACCTTTCCTTCCCGGACTTTCTCCGCCTCCTTTCCGAGAGCGTGTACGGCGGGGAGCTTTCTGGCCAAGGCCTGCCCGAGGTGGACCGCGCCATAGGGCGCACCCAGGCCCGTCTGGTAGGGGATCTGCCCCGGCTGGTGGCTGGAGGGGTACGAGAGGCGGTGAGCTTTCTCCTCTTGCGCAACGACCTCTACAACCTGCAGGCTATCCTGCGGGCTAAGGCCACGGGGCGTTCCTTTGAGGAGGTGCTCCTGCTTCCCGGCACCTTAAAGGAGGCCCTGTGGCCTCAGGTATTTGCCGCTGCGGACGCCGCGGGGATGGCCCAGGTGTTGGCGGTGGCTGGCCACCCCTTGGCCCGGGTGCTTCGCAGCGTCCTCCGGGAGACCCAGGACCTGGCCCGGGTGGAGGCCCTCTTGGCCAAGCGCTTCTTTGAGGAGGTGGCCAAGGCCGCCCGCTCTTTGGAGGAGCCGGTTTTGCGGAACCACCTGGCCCTCGAGGTGGATGCAGAGAACCTGCGCACCGCTTTTAAGCTCCAGGGCGAGGACGCGTCTGTGGAAAGCGTTTTCATTCGGGGGGGGCGCTTCGTGGATCGGGTGCGTTTCGCCAGGCTCCTGGAAGGGGATTACGCCGTTTTGGATGAGCTGGCGGGTACCCCCTTTGCTCCCCTCTCCGGGGTGCGGGAGCTTAGGGCCTTGGAGAAGCGTTTGCGGTGCGTGCTCCTGGCGGAGGCCCGCAAGGGGGCCGTGGATCCCCAGGGGGCGGGTCCGGTACTGGCCTATGTTAAGGAGAGGGAGTGGGAGGCCATGCGCCTGAGGCTTTTGGTGAGGCGGGCTTACTTTGGGCTACCCCGCGCCCAGGTGGAGGAGGAGGTGAGGTGCCCGTGA
- a CDS encoding V-type ATP synthase subunit E, giving the protein MSKLEAILSREVESEIQALLEEARAKAEALRQEAETKAESLVSGKQRVLEAQLQAALRRAESAGELLLSTSRAEAKGQVLSRVKARVWEALEALPSRAEWPEVVRKLAEEALMALPEPVALASHADNLPHLEPLARERGLELRPDPALRLGIRAIGRGGKTQVENALESRLERAWDALSSRVAQVLWG; this is encoded by the coding sequence ATGTCCAAGCTGGAAGCCATTTTGAGCCGGGAGGTGGAGTCGGAAATCCAGGCCCTCCTAGAAGAGGCCCGGGCTAAGGCGGAAGCCCTTCGTCAAGAGGCGGAAACCAAAGCCGAATCCCTGGTTAGCGGCAAGCAGCGGGTTTTGGAGGCCCAGCTTCAGGCGGCTTTGCGCCGTGCCGAGAGCGCGGGGGAGCTTCTCCTGTCCACGTCCCGGGCGGAGGCCAAGGGCCAGGTGCTCTCCCGGGTGAAGGCCAGGGTCTGGGAAGCCTTGGAGGCCCTCCCCTCGCGGGCTGAATGGCCTGAGGTGGTGCGCAAGCTGGCCGAGGAAGCCCTGATGGCCCTTCCGGAGCCTGTGGCCTTGGCCAGCCACGCCGACAACCTGCCTCACCTGGAGCCGCTGGCCCGGGAGCGGGGCCTGGAGCTCCGGCCTGACCCCGCCCTGCGCCTGGGGATCAGGGCCATCGGCAGAGGGGGCAAGACCCAGGTGGAAAATGCCCTGGAAAGCCGCCTGGAACGGGCGTGGGATGCCCTTTCCTCCCGGGTGGCCCAGGTGCTTTGGGGCTAG
- a CDS encoding ATP synthase subunit K, which translates to MKKLLVVLVLAFGALAFAQDGSGDRGLIAVGAGLAIGLAALGTGLAQARIGAAGLGAIAEDRANFGPALIFLLLPETLVIFGLLIAFLLNAKV; encoded by the coding sequence ATGAAGAAGCTTCTCGTGGTGTTGGTTCTGGCTTTCGGCGCGTTGGCCTTCGCCCAGGACGGCTCCGGGGATCGGGGCCTGATCGCCGTAGGGGCAGGGTTGGCCATCGGCCTAGCCGCCCTGGGTACGGGGCTGGCCCAGGCCCGCATTGGTGCCGCGGGCCTGGGAGCTATCGCCGAGGACCGGGCCAACTTCGGTCCCGCCCTCATCTTCTTGCTCCTGCCGGAGACCCTGGTAATCTTTGGCTTGCTCATCGCTTTCCTCCTCAACGCCAAGGTCTAG
- a CDS encoding V-type ATP synthase subunit I, producing the protein MIAPMEKLVLAGPKGRARELLQSLQGAGVVHLETLRVRELAEYRLSPEEREELRRWEGVAAGAEHTLTLLGLEPEATRPFPEDLEAAERALKPIQAQAEGLQRQKQELEEELSLAQAYLEPLEKLAALAQGLDRSPFFRVVPFVLTAKELPLVEGLLQKTLEDRFLLAAEAYAKGLVALLVVHRGDLEGAKAALSRAGVAELRLPGPLGEVPLSEAVRRLRKRAEAAPKELSEVRQALFRLAGDVASTLRSLWTRAKDEVVRLRALEELASGRFGFALLGYVPVRAKSRVEEALARHKDTVVYAFEPVDEHHEADHVPVVLDNPPWAKPYEFLVAALNLPKYGTLDPTPFVAVLFPFWFGFIMGDIGHALLFALLGLWLGGYVRRGETLRIDLFALRLPPKALAGLLQILWFMVFWSLVFGFVYGKFFGTLGKHLHLFGTKDKPGLLPFPLVDRTDIANTFALLLGFTLVMGGALVLWGFVVRMRLALRHRHLGHFWEALGYAGGVVALLVLLWNILFGVSVAGLMPLVYAGLGLFLAGMVLSRQVLMLPELPTQAGHVVSFARLYAVGVAKAIMVGLFTDVGWNLGQGGVFWALLGFLVAALLHLFILLLTTLGHMLQALRLLWVEYFTKFGFYEENGRPYRPFKSVREAQ; encoded by the coding sequence GTGATCGCCCCCATGGAGAAGCTGGTTCTCGCCGGCCCCAAGGGCCGGGCTAGGGAGCTTCTCCAAAGCCTCCAGGGGGCGGGGGTGGTCCACCTGGAGACCCTCCGGGTAAGGGAGCTCGCCGAGTACCGCCTCTCTCCCGAGGAGCGGGAGGAGTTAAGGCGGTGGGAAGGGGTGGCGGCGGGGGCTGAGCACACCCTGACCCTCCTGGGCCTGGAGCCTGAGGCTACCAGGCCTTTCCCCGAGGACCTCGAGGCCGCCGAGCGGGCCCTTAAGCCCATCCAAGCCCAGGCGGAGGGCCTGCAGCGCCAGAAGCAGGAGCTGGAGGAAGAGCTTTCCCTAGCCCAGGCCTACCTGGAGCCACTGGAGAAGCTGGCCGCCTTGGCCCAGGGGCTGGACCGGAGCCCCTTTTTCCGGGTGGTGCCCTTCGTGCTCACGGCCAAGGAGCTGCCCTTGGTGGAGGGGCTTCTCCAGAAGACCTTGGAGGACCGCTTCCTCCTGGCCGCTGAGGCCTACGCCAAGGGGCTGGTCGCCTTGCTGGTGGTCCACCGCGGCGACCTGGAGGGGGCCAAGGCTGCCCTTTCCCGGGCAGGGGTGGCGGAGCTGCGCCTACCCGGCCCCTTGGGGGAGGTTCCCCTTTCGGAGGCGGTCAGGAGGTTGAGGAAGCGGGCGGAGGCCGCCCCTAAGGAGCTTTCCGAGGTGCGCCAGGCCCTCTTCCGTCTAGCGGGGGACGTTGCCTCCACCTTGAGGAGCCTCTGGACCCGGGCCAAGGACGAGGTGGTCCGCCTCAGGGCTCTGGAAGAGCTGGCCTCGGGGCGCTTTGGCTTCGCCCTCTTGGGGTACGTGCCGGTGAGGGCCAAATCCAGAGTGGAAGAGGCCCTCGCCCGGCATAAGGACACCGTGGTCTACGCCTTCGAGCCCGTGGACGAGCACCATGAGGCGGACCACGTCCCCGTGGTCCTGGACAACCCCCCCTGGGCCAAGCCCTACGAGTTCCTGGTGGCGGCCCTCAACCTCCCCAAGTACGGTACCCTGGACCCCACCCCTTTCGTGGCCGTCCTCTTTCCCTTCTGGTTCGGTTTCATCATGGGGGACATCGGCCACGCCCTCCTCTTCGCCCTCCTGGGCCTTTGGCTTGGGGGGTATGTGCGCCGGGGGGAGACCCTGCGTATCGATCTCTTTGCCCTGCGCCTTCCCCCCAAGGCGCTCGCTGGCCTTTTGCAGATCCTCTGGTTCATGGTCTTCTGGAGCTTGGTCTTCGGTTTCGTCTACGGCAAGTTCTTCGGCACCTTGGGCAAGCACCTCCACCTCTTCGGCACCAAGGACAAACCGGGGCTCTTGCCCTTCCCCCTGGTGGACCGTACGGATATCGCCAATACCTTCGCCCTCCTCTTGGGCTTCACCTTGGTCATGGGGGGGGCCTTGGTCCTTTGGGGCTTCGTGGTGCGTATGCGGCTGGCCCTTCGCCACCGCCACCTCGGACACTTCTGGGAGGCTTTGGGCTACGCCGGAGGGGTGGTGGCCCTGCTGGTCCTCCTGTGGAACATCCTCTTCGGGGTTTCCGTGGCCGGGCTTATGCCCTTGGTGTACGCTGGCTTGGGCCTCTTCCTGGCGGGGATGGTTTTAAGCCGCCAGGTTTTGATGCTCCCCGAGCTTCCCACCCAGGCGGGGCACGTGGTTTCCTTTGCCCGTCTTTACGCGGTGGGGGTGGCCAAGGCCATCATGGTGGGACTGTTCACTGACGTGGGCTGGAACCTGGGCCAGGGGGGGGTTTTCTGGGCCCTTTTGGGCTTCCTGGTGGCCGCGCTTTTGCATCTCTTCATCCTCCTCCTGACCACCTTGGGCCACATGCTCCAGGCTTTGCGTCTTCTTTGGGTGGAGTACTTCACCAAGTTCGGCTTCTACGAGGAGAACGGCAGGCCTTACCGGCCGTTCAAAAGCGTCCGCGAGGCGCAGTAG
- a CDS encoding V-type ATPase subunit subunit G family protein codes for MGGLGLIKSLAEKEQELLARLEATRKEAEDLVRRAEEEAQALLREAEAKAEALEAEYRKREARETEAILARYRAQAEAEAQALRERAASRLEEAVALVLKEVLP; via the coding sequence ATGGGAGGCCTGGGACTTATAAAGAGTCTAGCGGAGAAGGAGCAGGAGCTCCTGGCCCGCCTGGAGGCCACCAGAAAGGAAGCGGAGGACCTGGTGCGCCGGGCGGAGGAGGAGGCCCAAGCCCTCCTGCGGGAGGCCGAGGCCAAGGCCGAGGCCCTGGAGGCCGAGTACCGAAAGAGGGAGGCTCGGGAGACCGAGGCCATCCTGGCCCGCTATCGGGCCCAAGCCGAGGCCGAAGCCCAGGCCCTGCGGGAACGGGCGGCCTCCCGGCTGGAGGAGGCTGTGGCCCTGGTGCTCAAGGAGGTCCTGCCGTGA
- a CDS encoding class I SAM-dependent rRNA methyltransferase — MRILVNERGAQRLLARHLWVFRRDVLSGPETPGLFPVYWGRRFLALALYNPQSDLSVRAFRFHPAADPAEALLENLDRALLRRREALEREPQGGFRLAHAEGDLLPGLVVDYYAGHAVVQATAHAWEDLLPRVAERLKPYAASVLAKNDAKVRGLEGLSLYVRPLWGEVPERVTVREGRIRYLVDLRGGQKTGAYLDQRDNRLLMERFSGERALDAFSYAGGFALHLALGFREVIAVDSSAEALGRAEENARLNGLPLRTVEANAFDFLRSLEKAGERFDLIVLDPPAFAKGKKDLERAYRAYKEVNLRALKLLKEGGILATASCSHHLTEPLFYQMLAEAAADAHRALRVVEKRGQGWDHPVLLNHPETHYLKFALLEVL, encoded by the coding sequence ATGCGCATCCTCGTCAACGAACGCGGCGCCCAAAGGCTCCTTGCCCGACACCTCTGGGTGTTCCGCCGGGATGTCCTTTCCGGGCCGGAAACCCCAGGCCTCTTTCCCGTCTACTGGGGCAGGCGCTTTTTGGCCCTAGCCCTTTACAACCCCCAAAGCGACCTCAGCGTGCGGGCCTTCCGCTTCCATCCCGCCGCCGACCCGGCAGAAGCCCTCCTGGAAAACCTGGACCGGGCCCTCCTCCGCCGCAGGGAGGCCCTGGAGCGCGAGCCCCAGGGGGGCTTCCGCCTGGCCCACGCCGAGGGGGACCTGCTTCCGGGACTGGTGGTGGACTACTACGCGGGCCACGCGGTGGTCCAGGCCACCGCCCACGCCTGGGAGGACCTTCTCCCCCGGGTGGCGGAAAGGCTCAAGCCCTACGCGGCGAGCGTCCTGGCCAAGAACGACGCCAAGGTGCGGGGGCTGGAGGGCCTGTCCCTCTACGTGCGTCCCCTTTGGGGCGAGGTGCCCGAGCGGGTGACGGTGCGGGAAGGCCGGATCCGCTACCTGGTGGACCTCCGGGGAGGCCAGAAGACAGGGGCCTACCTGGACCAGCGGGACAACCGCCTCCTCATGGAGCGTTTCTCCGGGGAGAGGGCCCTGGACGCCTTCAGCTACGCCGGGGGCTTTGCCTTGCACCTGGCCCTGGGCTTCCGGGAGGTGATCGCCGTGGACTCCTCCGCCGAGGCCTTAGGGCGCGCGGAGGAGAACGCCAGGCTCAACGGCCTCCCCCTGAGAACCGTAGAGGCCAATGCCTTTGACTTTCTGCGCTCCTTGGAAAAGGCGGGGGAACGCTTTGATCTCATCGTTCTGGACCCTCCGGCCTTCGCCAAGGGCAAGAAGGACTTGGAGCGAGCCTATAGGGCCTACAAGGAGGTGAACCTCCGGGCCCTCAAGCTCCTCAAGGAAGGCGGCATCCTGGCTACGGCCAGCTGCAGCCACCACCTCACGGAGCCCCTTTTCTACCAAATGCTGGCCGAGGCCGCGGCGGACGCCCACCGGGCCCTGAGGGTGGTGGAAAAACGGGGCCAGGGATGGGACCACCCCGTCCTCCTCAACCATCCGGAGACCCATTACCTGAAGTTCGCCCTGCTGGAAGTCCTTTGA
- a CDS encoding DUF3248 domain-containing protein: MEKDLLEALGQHLVWRIGRAEEEEVLVVRVGLASATPRFRELPRLLNIPDAEVARLAEEGRIRVEWVEG, from the coding sequence GTGGAGAAGGACCTTTTGGAAGCCCTGGGCCAGCACCTGGTCTGGCGCATCGGCCGGGCGGAGGAGGAGGAGGTCCTGGTGGTGCGTGTGGGCCTAGCCTCGGCCACCCCGCGCTTCCGGGAGCTGCCCCGGCTTCTGAACATCCCCGACGCCGAGGTGGCCCGTCTGGCGGAGGAGGGGCGCATCCGGGTGGAGTGGGTGGAAGGATGA
- a CDS encoding DUF3809 family protein codes for MKARLRLTLNGHAPQGLPLEVRLEGPEVRGLLRQESPALGEVRLPFRARLEGERLVALPLPPPCLWVEGWARPTREGLELELEVALVLPPGQSWGERAFGRILEALLLRALEALSHRSRSPV; via the coding sequence ATGAAGGCCCGCCTGCGCCTCACCCTAAACGGCCACGCCCCCCAAGGCCTGCCCCTGGAGGTCCGCCTGGAGGGTCCGGAGGTCCGGGGCCTCCTGCGGCAGGAAAGCCCCGCCTTGGGGGAGGTGCGCCTGCCTTTCCGGGCCCGCCTGGAGGGAGAGAGGCTGGTGGCCCTTCCCCTCCCTCCGCCCTGCCTGTGGGTGGAGGGGTGGGCCCGCCCCACCCGGGAGGGGCTGGAGCTGGAGCTGGAAGTGGCCCTGGTGCTACCCCCGGGGCAAAGCTGGGGGGAGCGGGCCTTCGGCCGCATCCTGGAGGCCCTGCTCCTCAGGGCCCTCGAGGCCCTTTCCCACCGCAGCCGTTCTCCGGTATAG
- a CDS encoding metal-dependent hydrolase has translation MPEVRYLGHSAVWLSDGKTRLVIDPFLTGNPLAPLGVGEVQADLILVTHAHGDHFGDSVALSKKGGVVVSTFEIATYAERHGAKSVPMNLGGTYRFPGGWLKWFPAWHSSSFPDGTYGGMPMGVVVELGGKRIYHAGDTALFADMRLIGELGLDLALLPIGDHFTMGPEDALKALELLRPKRVVPIHYNTFPPIQQDGEAFAQRAGEMGVEGRVLKPGEALVL, from the coding sequence ATGCCGGAAGTCCGGTACCTGGGCCACTCGGCGGTATGGCTCTCCGACGGTAAGACCCGGCTGGTCATCGACCCCTTTCTCACGGGCAATCCCCTGGCCCCCCTAGGGGTGGGGGAGGTGCAGGCGGACCTGATCCTGGTCACCCATGCCCACGGGGACCACTTCGGCGACAGCGTGGCCCTCTCCAAAAAGGGCGGGGTGGTGGTCTCCACCTTCGAGATCGCCACCTACGCGGAGCGGCATGGGGCCAAGAGCGTGCCCATGAACCTCGGGGGCACCTACCGCTTCCCAGGGGGGTGGCTCAAGTGGTTCCCCGCCTGGCACTCCTCCAGCTTCCCCGACGGCACCTACGGTGGCATGCCCATGGGGGTGGTGGTGGAGCTCGGGGGCAAGCGCATCTACCACGCCGGGGATACCGCCCTCTTCGCCGACATGCGCCTCATCGGGGAACTGGGGCTGGACCTGGCCCTTTTGCCCATCGGCGACCACTTCACCATGGGTCCGGAAGACGCCTTGAAGGCCCTGGAGCTCCTCAGGCCCAAGAGGGTGGTGCCCATCCACTACAACACCTTCCCCCCCATCCAGCAAGACGGGGAGGCCTTCGCGCAAAGGGCCGGGGAGATGGGGGTAGAGGGCCGGGTTCTGAAGCCGGGGGAGGCGCTGGTCCTTTGA
- a CDS encoding serine/threonine-protein kinase, whose product MQRLKRKDFRLLMLLGLGQTAQVYLAEAPSGQKVALKLPRKEVRQNPGLAERFAREVSLSLSLHHPYLVRGLAGVPFGEEAFLALEYMEGGPLEERLLRGPLPREEAVKALLQVGEALLFLHDKGFIHQDVKPSNVFVGEGVYKLGDLGTARPLGDRTAEYAGSPHYLAPELFLGALPSPQSETYAFGIMAYELLTGRRPFRGETLEELRNAHLFLPPPPTGLPIRLDKALRRLLSRNPGERLDLKAFLEVLQRPEAPPAPGTTPKPRPRRLGFWRK is encoded by the coding sequence TTGCAAAGGCTTAAGCGCAAGGACTTTCGCCTGCTCATGCTCCTGGGGCTAGGGCAGACCGCCCAGGTCTACCTGGCCGAGGCCCCTTCCGGGCAGAAGGTGGCCCTGAAGCTGCCCCGCAAGGAGGTGCGCCAGAACCCTGGGCTGGCCGAGCGGTTTGCCCGGGAGGTGTCCCTCTCCCTTTCCCTCCACCACCCCTACCTGGTCCGGGGTCTGGCCGGGGTTCCCTTTGGCGAGGAAGCCTTCTTGGCCCTGGAGTACATGGAGGGCGGCCCTCTGGAGGAAAGGCTTCTCCGCGGTCCCCTCCCCCGGGAGGAGGCGGTCAAGGCCCTCCTCCAGGTGGGCGAGGCCCTCCTTTTCCTTCACGACAAGGGATTTATCCACCAGGACGTGAAACCCTCCAACGTCTTCGTGGGAGAAGGGGTCTATAAGCTGGGGGATCTGGGCACGGCCCGCCCCCTGGGGGACCGGACGGCCGAGTACGCGGGCAGCCCCCACTACCTGGCCCCGGAGCTCTTCCTGGGAGCCCTGCCGAGCCCCCAGAGCGAAACCTATGCCTTCGGCATCATGGCCTACGAGCTCCTCACGGGGCGGCGCCCCTTCCGGGGAGAAACCCTGGAGGAACTGCGGAACGCCCACCTCTTCCTTCCCCCTCCCCCCACAGGGCTGCCCATCCGGCTGGATAAGGCCCTGCGGCGCCTCCTGAGCAGGAACCCTGGGGAACGCCTGGACCTGAAGGCCTTCCTGGAGGTCTTGCAGCGCCCCGAGGCCCCCCCCGCCCCGGGGACAACCCCCAAGCCCAGGCCGCGGCGCCTCGGTTTTTGGAGGAAATGA
- a CDS encoding AMP-binding protein — translation MEPIWYPNPEEARATWLFRFMEALGFEDYETFYRYSVEKAEDFYRQFFGHLGLPWRKPYERLVEGDFPFPRFFTGGRLNLVEAALLHEPTRLALLHETEDGQVRTLSYGELRAEVARVAAGLRALGVGRGDRVGLWLPMGLEAAVLLLATAWLGAIAIPIFSGYAAEAASVRLKDAGARLLAVQDGFLRRGRRVELLPEARRALALSGTPALLAVRRLGLPLEAGEEDYGALAGEAFPPEEMESMDPFMLIYTSGTTGRPKGTVHYHAGFPLKAALDLALLFDLREEDRLFWFTDLGWMMGPWAILGGLLLGGTVFLYDGAPDHPGPERLWRMVEAHRITHLGLSPTLVRALIPFGEEPVRAHDLSSLRVLGSTGEPWNLEPYLWFFRVVGEERRPIVNYSGGTEISGGILGNVLLRPIKPMGFNTAVPGMAAAVLDEAGRPVVGQVGELAVLKPWPGMTKGFFGDEARYLDAYFAKIPGVWVHGDFALLDEEGHYFILGRSDDTLKVAGKRVGPAEVETAAISHPALKECAAIGVPHPVKGEAIVLFAVPKPGFAPSLALAEEVAERVAEALGKPLRPERVLFVPDLPKTRNAKVMRRVVRAAFLGQDPGDLSALENPEAVEAIRQAAEG, via the coding sequence ATGGAGCCCATTTGGTACCCAAACCCGGAGGAGGCCCGGGCCACCTGGCTTTTCCGCTTCATGGAGGCCCTGGGCTTTGAGGATTACGAGACCTTCTACCGCTACAGCGTGGAGAAGGCCGAGGACTTCTACCGCCAGTTCTTCGGCCACCTGGGCCTTCCTTGGCGGAAGCCCTACGAAAGGCTGGTGGAAGGGGATTTCCCCTTCCCCCGCTTCTTCACAGGCGGGCGGCTCAACCTGGTGGAGGCCGCCCTCCTCCACGAACCCACCCGCTTGGCCCTCCTCCACGAGACCGAGGACGGCCAGGTGCGGACCCTGAGCTACGGGGAGCTCCGGGCCGAGGTGGCCCGGGTGGCCGCGGGGCTAAGGGCCCTGGGGGTAGGGCGGGGCGACCGGGTGGGGCTTTGGCTCCCCATGGGCCTCGAGGCCGCCGTTCTCCTCCTGGCCACGGCTTGGCTTGGGGCCATCGCCATCCCCATCTTCTCCGGCTACGCCGCGGAGGCCGCCAGCGTGCGCCTCAAGGACGCCGGGGCCAGGCTCCTTGCGGTGCAAGACGGCTTCCTGAGGCGGGGCCGACGGGTGGAGCTCCTCCCCGAGGCCCGGAGGGCCCTGGCCCTCTCGGGCACCCCTGCTCTCCTGGCGGTGCGCCGCCTGGGGCTGCCCCTGGAGGCGGGGGAGGAGGACTACGGGGCCCTCGCAGGGGAGGCCTTCCCCCCGGAGGAGATGGAGAGCATGGACCCCTTCATGCTCATCTACACCTCGGGCACCACGGGCCGCCCCAAGGGCACGGTCCACTACCACGCGGGCTTCCCCCTGAAGGCCGCCCTTGACCTGGCCCTCCTCTTCGACCTCCGGGAGGAGGACCGCCTCTTCTGGTTCACCGACCTGGGCTGGATGATGGGCCCCTGGGCCATCCTGGGGGGGCTCCTCCTGGGGGGGACGGTCTTCCTCTACGACGGGGCCCCGGACCACCCCGGCCCCGAGCGGCTCTGGCGCATGGTGGAGGCCCACCGGATCACCCACCTGGGGCTCTCCCCCACCCTGGTGCGGGCCCTCATCCCCTTTGGGGAAGAGCCCGTCCGGGCCCATGACCTCTCCTCCCTGAGGGTCTTGGGCTCCACCGGGGAGCCCTGGAACCTGGAACCCTACCTCTGGTTCTTCCGGGTGGTGGGGGAGGAAAGGCGGCCCATCGTGAACTACTCCGGGGGGACGGAGATCTCCGGGGGCATCCTGGGGAACGTCCTCCTCAGGCCCATCAAGCCCATGGGCTTCAACACCGCCGTCCCCGGGATGGCGGCGGCGGTCCTGGACGAAGCGGGAAGGCCCGTGGTGGGCCAGGTGGGGGAGCTGGCGGTGCTCAAGCCTTGGCCGGGGATGACCAAGGGCTTCTTTGGGGACGAGGCCCGCTACCTGGACGCTTACTTTGCCAAGATCCCTGGGGTCTGGGTCCACGGGGACTTCGCCCTTTTGGACGAGGAAGGCCACTACTTCATCCTGGGCCGCTCCGACGACACCCTGAAGGTGGCGGGCAAGCGCGTGGGCCCGGCGGAAGTGGAGACCGCAGCCATCTCCCACCCCGCCCTCAAGGAGTGCGCCGCCATCGGGGTACCCCACCCGGTGAAGGGGGAGGCCATCGTCCTCTTCGCGGTGCCCAAGCCGGGCTTCGCCCCCTCTTTGGCCCTCGCCGAGGAGGTGGCGGAAAGGGTGGCCGAGGCGCTGGGTAAGCCCCTGAGGCCGGAGCGGGTCCTCTTCGTGCCCGACCTGCCCAAGACCCGCAACGCCAAGGTCATGCGCCGGGTGGTGCGGGCGGCCTTCCTGGGCCAGGACCCGGGGGACCTCTCCGCCCTGGAAAACCCCGAGGCGGTGGAGGCCATCCGCCAGGCGGCGGAGGGCTGA